From a region of the Cololabis saira isolate AMF1-May2022 chromosome 8, fColSai1.1, whole genome shotgun sequence genome:
- the patz1 gene encoding POZ-, AT hook-, and zinc finger-containing protein 1 isoform X1, with amino-acid sequence MEKVAEPSWTSSYTYQVSKHSAEMLHSLDAQRKDGGRFCDVILRVGEESFPAHRAVLAACSQYFESVFGGGGGGGAREELEMHTISPKVFKDILDFAYTSRIVVRLESFPELMTAAKFLLMRSVIEICQEVIKQSNVQILVPTASSRGGDASLLRAPGGEPAQQGLLNGTGVLLNCQNLTQMHVGEDGTAAAAAVLLDAGEPVDGLSSAASPVGDSLPADAGSPGSKRGRGRPKKAEANHFNHINQNQNQNNSELFPCGTCGKAFTEASRLKNHEAQHGASISSSSLADSLAANGGQLALLAQPGLLLENGAVQLPGGGQLSLLDHSRKRERTRRHVGCDICGKVFRDVYHLNRHKLSHSGEKPYACPVCGLRFKRKDRMSYHVRSHDGSVGKPYVCQSCGKGFSRPDHLNGHIKQVHTTERPHKCQICNASFATRDRLRSHLACHEDKIPCKVCGKFLRAAYMTDHLKKHSEGTHNYCGICNKGFSTASYLKVHIKTHHGSLLPPSVTMHTFPEPRGELQMHNGTPYYMGRQCSVEDGQENAGKCPHLESEESDTSFRELSNGEELKSPQKSDGPDLDVPSLACNGALAAALASPEGSKEKMDPEKKFTCGICGQAFRTKSYLNKHQHRVHKAQRAHGVSGSGLSEMPPSLTSPFSPQQNMSLLESFGFQIVQSAFASSLVDTEAGQSGIDFGGK; translated from the exons ATGGAGAAAGTAGCAGAGCCGTCTTGGACCTCGTCGTACACCTACCAGGTGAGCAAGCACAGCGCGGAGATGCTGCACAGCCTCGACGCGCAGAGGAAAGATGGAGGCAGGTTCTGCGACGTGATCCTGCGCGTCGGCGAGGAGAGCTTCCCCGCGCACAGAGCCGTGCTGGCGGCGTGCAGCCAGTACTTCGAGTCGGTGTTCGGTGGCGGCGGCGGTGGCGGGGCCAGGGAGGAGCTGGAGATGCACACCATCAGCCCCAAAGTTTTCAAAGACATCCTGGACTTCGCCTACACCTCCAGGATCGTGGTGCGGCTGGAGAGCTTCCCGGAGTTGATGACGGCGGCGAAGTTTCTACTGATGCGATCCGTGATCGAGATCTGCCAGGAGGTGATCAAGCAGAGCAACGTGCAGATCCTGGTGCCGACCGCGTCCTCCCGGGGGGGGGACGCCAGCCTGCTCCGGGCCCCGGGGGGGGAGCCGGCACAGCAGGGGCTCCTCAACGGGACGGGGGTGTTGTTAAACTGTCAAAACTTGACACAGATGCATGTGGGGGAGGACGGCACCGCAGCTGCAGCCGCCGTGCTGCTGGACGCCGGGGAGCCCGTAGACGGGCTCTCCTCCGCCGCCTCCCCGGTAGGGGACTCGCTCCCCgccgacgccggctccccggGCTCCAAGCGCGGGAGGGGGAGGCCGAAGAAAGCAGAGGCCAACCACTTCAATCACatcaaccagaaccagaatcagaataaCAGTGAGTTGTTCCCCTGCGGGACCTGCGGGAAGGCTTTCACCGAGGCGTCGCGGCTGAAGAACCACGAAGCGCAGCACGGAGCCTCCATCAGCAGTAGCAGTCTGGCCGACAGCCTGGCCGCTAACGGCGGCCAACTGGCGCTGCTGGCGCAGCccgggctgctgctggagaACGGGGCGGTGCAGTTACCCGGGGGCGGGCAGCTGTCGCTGCTGGACCACAGCCGCAAACGGGAGAGGACCAGGCGGCACGTCGGCTGCGACATCTGCGGGAAGGTGTTCCGCGACGTGTACCACCTGAACCGGCACAAGCTCTCCCACTCCGGGGAGAAGCCGTACGCCTGTCCCGTGTGCGGGCTGCGCTTCAAGCGCAAGGACAGGATGTCGTACCATGTGCGCTCCCACGACGGTTCTGTGGGCAAACCGTATGTGTGCCAAAGCTGTGGCAAAGGGTTTTCAAG ACCAGATCACTTGAATGGACACATCAAACAAGTACACACCACAGAGAGACCCCACAAGTGCCAG ATTTGCAATGCCTCTTTTGCTACAAGAGATCGTCTCCGGTCTCACCTTGCATGCCATGAGGACAAAATCCCCTGCAAAGTTTGTGGCAAGTTCCTGAGAGCTGCATACATGACTGATCATCTAAAGAAGCACAGTGAAGGAACTCACAACTACTGTGGCATTTGCAATAAAG GTTTCTCCACTGCATCCTACCTTAAGGTGCATATAAAGACACACCATGGCTCTCTTCTGCCCCCCTCCGTCACAATGCACACTTTCCCTGAACCAAGGGGGGAACTGCAGATGCATAACGGCACCCCTTACTACATGGGACGCCAGTGCTCAGTGGAAG ACGGGCAAGAAAATGCTGGGAAATGTCCTCACCTGGAGTCGGAGGAGTCAGATACTTCGTTCAGGGAATTGTCCAATGGTGAGGAGCTTAAGTCTCCACAGAAATCTGACGGACCTGATCTGGACGTGCCCTCTTTAGCCTGTAATGGAGCTCTCGCGGCGGCATTGGCATCTCCAGAAGGCTCTAAAGAAAAGATGGACCCTGAGAAGAAGTTTACCTGCGGGATCTGTGGTCAGGCTTTCCGCACTAAGTCCTACCTCAACAAACACCAACACAGAGTTCACAAAGCGCAGAGGGCCCACGGGGTCTCAGGCTCTGGCTTAAGTGAGATGCCTCCCTCCCTGACTTCTCCCTTCTCCCCTCAACAAAACATGTCTCTCCTTGAGTCATTTGGCTTTCAGATAGTCCAGTCTGCATTTGCCTCTTCACTTGTAGACACTGAGGCGGGTCAGAGTGGGATCGACTTCGGAGGGAAGTGA
- the patz1 gene encoding POZ-, AT hook-, and zinc finger-containing protein 1 isoform X2, producing MEKVAEPSWTSSYTYQVSKHSAEMLHSLDAQRKDGGRFCDVILRVGEESFPAHRAVLAACSQYFESVFGGGGGGGAREELEMHTISPKVFKDILDFAYTSRIVVRLESFPELMTAAKFLLMRSVIEICQEVIKQSNVQILVPTASSRGGDASLLRAPGGEPAQQGLLNGTGVLLNCQNLTQMHVGEDGTAAAAAVLLDAGEPVDGLSSAASPVGDSLPADAGSPGSKRGRGRPKKAEANHFNHINQNQNQNNSELFPCGTCGKAFTEASRLKNHEAQHGASISSSSLADSLAANGGQLALLAQPGLLLENGAVQLPGGGQLSLLDHSRKRERTRRHVGCDICGKVFRDVYHLNRHKLSHSGEKPYACPVCGLRFKRKDRMSYHVRSHDGSVGKPYVCQSCGKGFSRPDHLNGHIKQVHTTERPHKCQICNASFATRDRLRSHLACHEDKIPCKVCGKFLRAAYMTDHLKKHSEGTHNYCGICNKDGQENAGKCPHLESEESDTSFRELSNGEELKSPQKSDGPDLDVPSLACNGALAAALASPEGSKEKMDPEKKFTCGICGQAFRTKSYLNKHQHRVHKAQRAHGVSGSGLSEMPPSLTSPFSPQQNMSLLESFGFQIVQSAFASSLVDTEAGQSGIDFGGK from the exons ATGGAGAAAGTAGCAGAGCCGTCTTGGACCTCGTCGTACACCTACCAGGTGAGCAAGCACAGCGCGGAGATGCTGCACAGCCTCGACGCGCAGAGGAAAGATGGAGGCAGGTTCTGCGACGTGATCCTGCGCGTCGGCGAGGAGAGCTTCCCCGCGCACAGAGCCGTGCTGGCGGCGTGCAGCCAGTACTTCGAGTCGGTGTTCGGTGGCGGCGGCGGTGGCGGGGCCAGGGAGGAGCTGGAGATGCACACCATCAGCCCCAAAGTTTTCAAAGACATCCTGGACTTCGCCTACACCTCCAGGATCGTGGTGCGGCTGGAGAGCTTCCCGGAGTTGATGACGGCGGCGAAGTTTCTACTGATGCGATCCGTGATCGAGATCTGCCAGGAGGTGATCAAGCAGAGCAACGTGCAGATCCTGGTGCCGACCGCGTCCTCCCGGGGGGGGGACGCCAGCCTGCTCCGGGCCCCGGGGGGGGAGCCGGCACAGCAGGGGCTCCTCAACGGGACGGGGGTGTTGTTAAACTGTCAAAACTTGACACAGATGCATGTGGGGGAGGACGGCACCGCAGCTGCAGCCGCCGTGCTGCTGGACGCCGGGGAGCCCGTAGACGGGCTCTCCTCCGCCGCCTCCCCGGTAGGGGACTCGCTCCCCgccgacgccggctccccggGCTCCAAGCGCGGGAGGGGGAGGCCGAAGAAAGCAGAGGCCAACCACTTCAATCACatcaaccagaaccagaatcagaataaCAGTGAGTTGTTCCCCTGCGGGACCTGCGGGAAGGCTTTCACCGAGGCGTCGCGGCTGAAGAACCACGAAGCGCAGCACGGAGCCTCCATCAGCAGTAGCAGTCTGGCCGACAGCCTGGCCGCTAACGGCGGCCAACTGGCGCTGCTGGCGCAGCccgggctgctgctggagaACGGGGCGGTGCAGTTACCCGGGGGCGGGCAGCTGTCGCTGCTGGACCACAGCCGCAAACGGGAGAGGACCAGGCGGCACGTCGGCTGCGACATCTGCGGGAAGGTGTTCCGCGACGTGTACCACCTGAACCGGCACAAGCTCTCCCACTCCGGGGAGAAGCCGTACGCCTGTCCCGTGTGCGGGCTGCGCTTCAAGCGCAAGGACAGGATGTCGTACCATGTGCGCTCCCACGACGGTTCTGTGGGCAAACCGTATGTGTGCCAAAGCTGTGGCAAAGGGTTTTCAAG ACCAGATCACTTGAATGGACACATCAAACAAGTACACACCACAGAGAGACCCCACAAGTGCCAG ATTTGCAATGCCTCTTTTGCTACAAGAGATCGTCTCCGGTCTCACCTTGCATGCCATGAGGACAAAATCCCCTGCAAAGTTTGTGGCAAGTTCCTGAGAGCTGCATACATGACTGATCATCTAAAGAAGCACAGTGAAGGAACTCACAACTACTGTGGCATTTGCAATAAAG ACGGGCAAGAAAATGCTGGGAAATGTCCTCACCTGGAGTCGGAGGAGTCAGATACTTCGTTCAGGGAATTGTCCAATGGTGAGGAGCTTAAGTCTCCACAGAAATCTGACGGACCTGATCTGGACGTGCCCTCTTTAGCCTGTAATGGAGCTCTCGCGGCGGCATTGGCATCTCCAGAAGGCTCTAAAGAAAAGATGGACCCTGAGAAGAAGTTTACCTGCGGGATCTGTGGTCAGGCTTTCCGCACTAAGTCCTACCTCAACAAACACCAACACAGAGTTCACAAAGCGCAGAGGGCCCACGGGGTCTCAGGCTCTGGCTTAAGTGAGATGCCTCCCTCCCTGACTTCTCCCTTCTCCCCTCAACAAAACATGTCTCTCCTTGAGTCATTTGGCTTTCAGATAGTCCAGTCTGCATTTGCCTCTTCACTTGTAGACACTGAGGCGGGTCAGAGTGGGATCGACTTCGGAGGGAAGTGA
- the patz1 gene encoding POZ-, AT hook-, and zinc finger-containing protein 1 isoform X3, with product MEKVAEPSWTSSYTYQVSKHSAEMLHSLDAQRKDGGRFCDVILRVGEESFPAHRAVLAACSQYFESVFGGGGGGGAREELEMHTISPKVFKDILDFAYTSRIVVRLESFPELMTAAKFLLMRSVIEICQEVIKQSNVQILVPTASSRGGDASLLRAPGGEPAQQGLLNGTGVLLNCQNLTQMHVGEDGTAAAAAVLLDAGEPVDGLSSAASPVGDSLPADAGSPGSKRGRGRPKKAEANHFNHINQNQNQNNSELFPCGTCGKAFTEASRLKNHEAQHGASISSSSLADSLAANGGQLALLAQPGLLLENGAVQLPGGGQLSLLDHSRKRERTRRHVGCDICGKVFRDVYHLNRHKLSHSGEKPYACPVCGLRFKRKDRMSYHVRSHDGSVGKPYVCQSCGKGFSRPDHLNGHIKQVHTTERPHKCQICNASFATRDRLRSHLACHEDKIPCKVCGKFLRAAYMTDHLKKHSEGTHNYCGICNKGFSTASYLKVHIKTHHGSLLPPSVTMHTFPEPRGELQMHNGTPYYMGRQCSVEDLCTSRQLLLTSSEAEGRFHGLSRHPVPPQPGHSALCLQPELLMGKPGGAPYFWECRSGGTPGFPAHGPVTDGQENAGKCPHLESEESDTSFRELSNGEELKSPQKSDGPDLDVPSLACNGALAAALASPEGSKEKMDPEKKFTCGICGQAFRTKSYLNKHQHRVHKAQRAHGVSGSGLSEMPPSLTSPFSPQQNMSLLESFGFQIVQSAFASSLVDTEAGQSGIDFGGK from the exons ATGGAGAAAGTAGCAGAGCCGTCTTGGACCTCGTCGTACACCTACCAGGTGAGCAAGCACAGCGCGGAGATGCTGCACAGCCTCGACGCGCAGAGGAAAGATGGAGGCAGGTTCTGCGACGTGATCCTGCGCGTCGGCGAGGAGAGCTTCCCCGCGCACAGAGCCGTGCTGGCGGCGTGCAGCCAGTACTTCGAGTCGGTGTTCGGTGGCGGCGGCGGTGGCGGGGCCAGGGAGGAGCTGGAGATGCACACCATCAGCCCCAAAGTTTTCAAAGACATCCTGGACTTCGCCTACACCTCCAGGATCGTGGTGCGGCTGGAGAGCTTCCCGGAGTTGATGACGGCGGCGAAGTTTCTACTGATGCGATCCGTGATCGAGATCTGCCAGGAGGTGATCAAGCAGAGCAACGTGCAGATCCTGGTGCCGACCGCGTCCTCCCGGGGGGGGGACGCCAGCCTGCTCCGGGCCCCGGGGGGGGAGCCGGCACAGCAGGGGCTCCTCAACGGGACGGGGGTGTTGTTAAACTGTCAAAACTTGACACAGATGCATGTGGGGGAGGACGGCACCGCAGCTGCAGCCGCCGTGCTGCTGGACGCCGGGGAGCCCGTAGACGGGCTCTCCTCCGCCGCCTCCCCGGTAGGGGACTCGCTCCCCgccgacgccggctccccggGCTCCAAGCGCGGGAGGGGGAGGCCGAAGAAAGCAGAGGCCAACCACTTCAATCACatcaaccagaaccagaatcagaataaCAGTGAGTTGTTCCCCTGCGGGACCTGCGGGAAGGCTTTCACCGAGGCGTCGCGGCTGAAGAACCACGAAGCGCAGCACGGAGCCTCCATCAGCAGTAGCAGTCTGGCCGACAGCCTGGCCGCTAACGGCGGCCAACTGGCGCTGCTGGCGCAGCccgggctgctgctggagaACGGGGCGGTGCAGTTACCCGGGGGCGGGCAGCTGTCGCTGCTGGACCACAGCCGCAAACGGGAGAGGACCAGGCGGCACGTCGGCTGCGACATCTGCGGGAAGGTGTTCCGCGACGTGTACCACCTGAACCGGCACAAGCTCTCCCACTCCGGGGAGAAGCCGTACGCCTGTCCCGTGTGCGGGCTGCGCTTCAAGCGCAAGGACAGGATGTCGTACCATGTGCGCTCCCACGACGGTTCTGTGGGCAAACCGTATGTGTGCCAAAGCTGTGGCAAAGGGTTTTCAAG ACCAGATCACTTGAATGGACACATCAAACAAGTACACACCACAGAGAGACCCCACAAGTGCCAG ATTTGCAATGCCTCTTTTGCTACAAGAGATCGTCTCCGGTCTCACCTTGCATGCCATGAGGACAAAATCCCCTGCAAAGTTTGTGGCAAGTTCCTGAGAGCTGCATACATGACTGATCATCTAAAGAAGCACAGTGAAGGAACTCACAACTACTGTGGCATTTGCAATAAAG GTTTCTCCACTGCATCCTACCTTAAGGTGCATATAAAGACACACCATGGCTCTCTTCTGCCCCCCTCCGTCACAATGCACACTTTCCCTGAACCAAGGGGGGAACTGCAGATGCATAACGGCACCCCTTACTACATGGGACGCCAGTGCTCAGTGGAAG ACCTGTGCACCAGTCGACAGCTGCTTCTCACCTCGTCTGAGGCAGAGGGTCGCTTTCATGGGCTGTCCAGACACCCAGTTCCTCCCCAGCCTGGCCACTCAGCCCTCTGCTTGCAGCCTGAGCTGCTCATGGGGAAGCCCGGTGGGGCTCCATATTTCTGGGAGTGTCGCTCAGGCGGGACGCCTGGCTTCCCTGCCCATGGGCCTGTCACAG ACGGGCAAGAAAATGCTGGGAAATGTCCTCACCTGGAGTCGGAGGAGTCAGATACTTCGTTCAGGGAATTGTCCAATGGTGAGGAGCTTAAGTCTCCACAGAAATCTGACGGACCTGATCTGGACGTGCCCTCTTTAGCCTGTAATGGAGCTCTCGCGGCGGCATTGGCATCTCCAGAAGGCTCTAAAGAAAAGATGGACCCTGAGAAGAAGTTTACCTGCGGGATCTGTGGTCAGGCTTTCCGCACTAAGTCCTACCTCAACAAACACCAACACAGAGTTCACAAAGCGCAGAGGGCCCACGGGGTCTCAGGCTCTGGCTTAAGTGAGATGCCTCCCTCCCTGACTTCTCCCTTCTCCCCTCAACAAAACATGTCTCTCCTTGAGTCATTTGGCTTTCAGATAGTCCAGTCTGCATTTGCCTCTTCACTTGTAGACACTGAGGCGGGTCAGAGTGGGATCGACTTCGGAGGGAAGTGA
- the LOC133449373 gene encoding solute carrier family 2, facilitated glucose transporter member 11-like, with the protein MEPASKTLQYWRLYLLSLVLGIGGSFQYGIQVSVVASPAEHVQSFVNYTWMLRYGTPVEEYANQLIWSFIVAVLSLGAWAGAIHSGSLPVTYGRKKALLINDIVAMIAALLMLFSRMAKSFEMILLGRFLYGYNVGLGLSVHLMYIGESSPKKLRGFMTLSCSIFVGFGKVVGQIIGIKEIMGTEEMWPYLLAVSGLPALLQFVMLLFFPESPRYLYIDKGDTEGSRKALQWLWQEDDLKQEMDDMQKEREGAQGEKAKTVKDVLTSRCVRWQLLTLAIPCAGVQFCGINALYFYAFDIFRESGIPEGQMHYLAIGIGATELITVTLCSFLIDRAGRKKLMGYGYLLMGFTMVVLTVTLSVKEMSPMIPYVNIGLIFCVICIYGLGPSGVSMALPADLFLQAWRPSAYVISGTINWVGMFLVGMLFGYIVEGLGQFCFLIFVVYSIFSAFFLLYFVPETKGKTMVEIMKDFNKLNYKDRGDDAENTSVATKF; encoded by the exons ATGGAGCCTGCATCAAAGACG CTGCAGTACTGGAGGCTTTACCTGTTGTCACTGGTACTGGGAATCGGAGGATCCTTTCAGTATGGGATCCAAGTTTCTGTCGTTGCTTCTCCTGCAGAG CATGTCCAGAGTTTTGTGAACTACACATGGATGCTGAGGTACGGCACGCCGGTGGAGGAGTACGCCAATCAGCTCATCTGGTCTTTCATCGTGGCTGTGCTAAGTTTGGGAGCCTGGGCAGGAGCTATCCACAGCGGCAGTCTTCCTGTTACTTATGGCCG aaaaaaggcTCTCCTGATTAACGACATTGTGGCAATGATTGCTGCCTTGTTGATGCTTTTCAGTCGCATGGCCAAGTCTTTTGAGATGATCTTGCTGGGAAGATTTCTCTACGGATATAATGTTG GTCTGGGCTTGAGTGTTCACCTGATGTATATTGGGGAAAGTTCACCAAAGAAGCTCAGAGGTTTCATGACCCTTTCCTGCTCAATCTTTGTTGGTTTTGGGAAGGTCGTTGGCCAGATCATTGGCATCAA agagaTAATGGGAACTGAAGAAATGTGGCCATATCTCTTGGCTGTTAGTGGTCTTCCAGCACTCCTGCAGTTTGTGATGCTGCTGTTCTTCCCTGAGTCACCTCGATACCTTTACATTGATAAAGGAGATACTGAAGGCAGCAGAAAAG CCTTGCAGTGGCTGTGGCAGGAGGACGACTTGAAGCAGGAGATGGACGACatgcagaaagaaagagagggcgCACAGGGGGAGAAGGCCAAGACGGTGAAGGATGTGCTGACATCTCGCTGTGTGAGATGGCAGCTGCTGACTCTCGCCATCCCCTGCGCTGGTGTTCAGTTCTGCGGCATCAACGCT CTGTACTTTTATGCCTTTGACATCTTCCGAGAGTCTGGAATCCCTGAGGGTCAGATGCATTACTTGGCTATTGGTATTGGAGCAACAGAACTCATCACAGTAACACTGTGT TCCTTCTTGATAGATCGTGCTGGTAGGAAGAAGCTGATGGGGTATGGTTATCTACTGATGGGGTTCACTATGGTTGTACTTACTGTCACGCTGTCCGTCAAG GAGATGAGCCCAATGATTCCATATGTGAACATTGGCTTGATATTCTGTGTCATTTGTATTTATGGACTTGGGCCTT CTGGAGTGTCTATGGCTCTCCCTGCTGACCTCTTCCTACAAGCCTGGCGTCCGTCTGCATACGTGATCAGTGGGACCATTAACTGGGTTGGCATGTTCCTAGTTGGGATGCTGTTTGGCTACATAGTG GAGGGACTCGGGCAGTTCTGCTTCCTCATTTTTGTGGTTTACAGTATTTTCAGTGCATTTTTTCTGTTGTATTTTGTCCCAGAAACCAAAGGGAAAACTATGGTAGAGATCATGAAGGATTTCAACAAACTAAACTACAAGGACAGGGGGGACGATGCTGAAAACACCAGTGTTGCAaccaaattttaa